In a single window of the Rhodoferax saidenbachensis genome:
- a CDS encoding DUF3734 domain-containing protein, protein MTSNSDKECILVLQGGGALGSYQAGVFEALSKVYREPTWMAGISIGAINCALIAGNPPHQRVARLREFWELVSSSQAAPSLASAPLRELLNEASASQAMLFGVPGFYAPRFPPAPLQPRGTLEAISYYDTAPLRKTLERLVDFDRINAGPMRLSVGAVNVRSGNFEYFDSSKQRIDVRHIMASGALPPGFAPVEIDGEHYWDGGLVSNTPLQYVLDQPGDQQRTVFQVDLFAAAGALPATLAEVTEREKDIRFSSRTRLNTTMELDRQVIAQAAQRLLAKLPPELRRDPDARALARLRCEGGVDVVHLIYRSKHYESQSKDYEFSRLSMEEHWDSGRADMAHTLHDARWTGRERNAHGVRVFDLASNA, encoded by the coding sequence ATGACATCGAATTCGGACAAAGAGTGCATCCTGGTGCTGCAGGGTGGCGGCGCATTGGGGTCTTACCAGGCCGGCGTGTTTGAGGCGCTGAGCAAGGTCTACCGCGAGCCCACCTGGATGGCGGGCATCTCGATCGGTGCCATCAATTGCGCCCTGATTGCCGGTAATCCACCCCACCAACGTGTGGCGCGCCTGCGCGAATTCTGGGAACTGGTCAGTTCCTCACAGGCGGCGCCCAGCCTGGCCAGTGCGCCATTGCGCGAGCTGCTCAACGAAGCCAGCGCCAGCCAGGCCATGCTGTTTGGTGTGCCAGGCTTTTACGCGCCCCGCTTTCCGCCCGCGCCACTGCAGCCCCGCGGCACGCTGGAGGCCATCAGCTACTACGACACCGCGCCGCTGCGAAAAACACTGGAGCGGCTGGTGGACTTTGACCGCATCAACGCGGGCCCGATGCGGCTGTCCGTGGGCGCGGTCAATGTGCGCAGCGGTAACTTCGAATATTTCGACTCATCCAAACAGCGCATCGACGTGCGCCACATCATGGCCAGCGGCGCCCTGCCACCGGGCTTTGCGCCGGTGGAGATTGATGGCGAGCACTACTGGGACGGCGGTCTGGTCTCCAACACGCCGCTGCAGTATGTGCTGGACCAGCCCGGTGACCAGCAGCGCACCGTGTTCCAGGTGGATTTGTTTGCCGCTGCGGGCGCGCTGCCCGCCACGCTGGCCGAGGTGACCGAGCGCGAGAAAGACATCCGCTTCTCCAGCCGTACCCGGCTCAACACCACCATGGAGCTGGACCGTCAGGTGATTGCCCAAGCCGCGCAGCGCCTGCTGGCCAAGTTGCCACCCGAGTTGCGCCGTGACCCGGATGCCCGCGCGCTGGCCCGCCTGCGCTGTGAGGGCGGTGTGGATGTGGTGCACCTGATTTACCGCAGCAAGCACTACGAAAGCCAGTCCAAAGACTACGAGTTCTCCCGCCTGTCCATGGAAGAACACTGGGACTCCGGGCGCGCCGACATGGCCCATACCTTGCACGATGCGCGCTGGACCGGACGCGAACGCAATGCGCACGGCGTGCGCGTGTTTGACCTCGCATCCAACGCCTAA